The following proteins come from a genomic window of Gimesia chilikensis:
- a CDS encoding metallophosphoesterase family protein, with amino-acid sequence MLRAIISDIHGNLEALEAVLADIDRREISEIYCLGDIIGYGPNPRECIDLVRQRCKKSLLGNHDQAALFDPEGFNAGAERAIFWTRKMLETGDANKNQDRWDFLGELPRMIREDKLLFVHGSARNPLNEYVFPEDIYNQRKMERIFGLVDQYCFQGHTHIPGIFTESMNFLAPDEIDYVYSFGEEKFLVNVGSVGQPRDADSRSSYVIIDDEKVTFCRVEYDFNTTAEKIYEIPDLDNFLGDRLRDGR; translated from the coding sequence TTGTTAAGAGCGATAATTAGTGATATTCACGGTAATCTCGAGGCGCTGGAAGCTGTCCTGGCTGACATTGATCGCCGTGAGATCAGCGAGATTTATTGCCTGGGTGATATCATCGGATATGGACCCAATCCGCGGGAATGCATCGATCTCGTCAGACAACGATGTAAGAAGTCTCTGCTGGGGAACCACGATCAGGCAGCCCTGTTTGATCCGGAGGGTTTCAATGCCGGTGCCGAACGTGCGATCTTCTGGACTCGGAAGATGCTGGAGACGGGTGATGCCAATAAAAACCAGGATCGCTGGGATTTTCTGGGCGAACTGCCGCGGATGATTCGCGAAGACAAACTGCTGTTCGTGCACGGTTCCGCCCGTAACCCGCTAAACGAATACGTCTTCCCGGAAGACATTTATAACCAGCGGAAAATGGAACGTATTTTTGGTCTGGTCGACCAGTACTGTTTCCAGGGACACACTCATATTCCCGGCATTTTCACAGAAAGCATGAATTTCCTTGCTCCGGATGAGATCGATTACGTTTACTCATTTGGCGAAGAGAAGTTCCTGGTGAATGTCGGTTCGGTGGGACAGCCTCGTGACGCAGACAGCCGCTCCTCTTATGTCATCATTGATGATGAGAAGGTGACCTTCTGCCGGGTTGAATACGATTTCAACACGACCGCCGAGAAGATTTACGAAATTCCTGATTTAGATAACTTTTTGGGCGATCGTCTGCGTGACGGTCGATAA
- a CDS encoding SLC13 family permease, translated as MIGDASHTSESRIPFYGKLFSLIAFVIILNLPTPDDMSSAAQRLAAVTALMAILWMTQALPIAVTSLVPLFAFPLFGIQNPATVSQAYINQNIFLYMGGFIIALGIEKWGVHRRIALHTINVVGSSPRRVVLGFLFATGFLSMWISNTASTLLMLPIGMAIIGSMSELSLFDSNVDSSKAIRHFSVALLLGIAYSASIGGVTTLIGTPTNIAFQQIWLAQFPQGPQLSAGEWMIMVVPFGVTFIMITWLVLCWRMPSLSSSKTSSRDIIQEQIQKLGQPTRAEALMLFVFATTAILWVTRKPLIFGEWELLAGWEQLPIHFLKKWGIPADQASSWVHDSTVAMGMAILMFAIPARKSETGQTEYLMDWETAERLPWGVLLLIGGGFAIAGAFKSTELSDWVGHVFSQVIAGWPAWALVLAACLMLTFLTEFTSNIATVNTVLPILAATAVSLEIDPRLIMIPAAISASCAFTMPIATPPNAIVFASGKIKMSDMLTYGIILNLIGVFLLTAFMFFYFIPQMGIQPGTVPDWLHAR; from the coding sequence GTGATTGGCGACGCATCACACACTTCAGAAAGCCGGATTCCCTTCTACGGTAAACTGTTCAGCCTGATCGCGTTTGTGATCATTCTGAATCTGCCGACGCCGGACGACATGTCCTCCGCTGCGCAGCGCCTGGCTGCGGTGACCGCGCTGATGGCGATCCTCTGGATGACGCAGGCACTACCCATTGCCGTTACCAGCCTGGTTCCGCTGTTTGCCTTTCCGCTGTTCGGTATCCAGAACCCGGCGACGGTCAGTCAGGCTTATATTAATCAGAATATCTTTCTGTATATGGGTGGGTTCATTATCGCGCTGGGCATCGAAAAATGGGGCGTCCATCGCCGCATTGCCCTGCATACGATCAATGTCGTCGGATCGAGCCCCCGCCGGGTGGTACTGGGGTTCCTGTTCGCGACCGGCTTTCTTTCGATGTGGATCAGTAATACCGCCTCAACGCTGCTTATGCTCCCTATCGGCATGGCGATCATCGGTTCCATGTCCGAACTCTCACTGTTCGATTCCAACGTCGATTCTTCCAAAGCCATACGCCATTTTTCAGTCGCACTGCTGCTGGGCATCGCATATTCCGCCAGCATCGGCGGTGTCACCACGCTGATCGGCACGCCCACCAATATCGCCTTTCAGCAGATCTGGCTGGCTCAGTTTCCGCAAGGCCCGCAACTCTCGGCAGGGGAGTGGATGATCATGGTTGTCCCGTTCGGGGTGACCTTTATTATGATCACCTGGCTGGTTCTCTGCTGGAGAATGCCTTCGCTTTCCAGTTCTAAAACCTCCTCCCGAGATATCATTCAGGAACAGATTCAGAAGCTGGGACAGCCCACCCGCGCAGAAGCCCTGATGCTGTTCGTCTTCGCGACCACCGCTATTCTGTGGGTCACGCGAAAACCATTGATCTTTGGTGAATGGGAGCTGCTGGCCGGCTGGGAACAGTTACCGATTCACTTCCTCAAGAAGTGGGGCATCCCCGCGGATCAGGCTTCAAGCTGGGTCCACGATTCGACCGTTGCCATGGGGATGGCGATTCTGATGTTTGCCATTCCTGCCCGGAAATCCGAAACGGGGCAGACGGAATATCTCATGGACTGGGAGACCGCAGAACGACTGCCCTGGGGCGTCCTGCTGCTGATTGGCGGCGGCTTCGCCATTGCGGGCGCTTTTAAATCGACCGAACTCTCCGACTGGGTCGGGCATGTCTTCTCGCAGGTAATCGCCGGCTGGCCCGCCTGGGCTCTGGTTCTGGCCGCCTGCCTGATGCTGACCTTCCTGACCGAATTCACATCGAACATCGCGACCGTCAATACGGTGCTGCCGATCCTGGCTGCCACCGCGGTCAGTCTGGAAATCGATCCCCGGCTGATCATGATTCCCGCAGCGATCTCGGCCAGTTGCGCGTTTACCATGCCGATCGCTACGCCCCCGAACGCGATTGTCTTTGCTTCGGGAAAAATCAAGATGTCCGACATGCTGACTTACGGCATCATCCTGAATCTGATCGGCGTATTCCTGCTCACGGCCTTCATGTTCTTCTACTTCATTCCGCAAATGGGTATCCAGCCCGGAACTGTGCCGGACTGGCTTCACGCCCGCTGA
- a CDS encoding YidC/Oxa1 family insertase periplasmic-domain containing protein, translating to MEQKRLLLFVVLSATVIFFWQMFIVPRIAPRPQVVAEQQAENAPVQDEQDPDLPLVAKKPPTNGEVKPLPEQPEEQKAGFARNPNRTIVLGSLDSDSGYFLQAKITTQGAAVLEASLNDPLYRDLDDNKKQLQVLGEFSGAKEVSRSLQIEMKQLDQKLAPFLTNTRRADWKVLEEVKDADGIIHSVRLGLSAPDGSIEVQKVFSLKKYPVPEGEDFREFRNTQQAGYLIHFDLKLINEGSQGQTLDYQLLGPVGIPLENADNTRKFRDLRIGFLQNDMSVDTTTLYAADIIEEVQEQNVEKYTRAFQFAGVDVQYFAALITPDGKNYKPELVNGEMRSNYSASVEPVLIQQNVKTEEQSRITVKINSDEIELPAGGETEHSYALYAGPKRESLLGPPLKATEIMDFGFFGPVAKLMLWLLTTLHSIGLSYGIAIVCLTVIVRGSLYPLSRKQAVGAQKMKELQPQIAELKKKYGDDREKLGRAQMELFSKNNYNPLAGCLPIFLQLPIFFGLYTALNNAVQLRGTPFLWIDNLAAPDALFKLPFNLPVLGDNFNLLPLITVGLFVVQQKLFMPPPTDKDQELQHKIMNYMMIAMGFLFYRVPAGLCVYFIASSLWGICERKLLDFQAKRHPATSADPNVIEVTAETKKSSPNKKKTDKEEQPAKKGWFARLQEVADQAQAQAALNEKQRDQNSRDKGNGKKSKKRR from the coding sequence ATGGAACAAAAACGACTTTTACTCTTTGTAGTACTGTCTGCCACAGTCATCTTTTTCTGGCAGATGTTCATTGTCCCCCGCATTGCTCCCCGTCCTCAGGTTGTCGCAGAACAGCAGGCTGAGAACGCGCCTGTGCAGGATGAGCAGGATCCCGATCTGCCCCTGGTCGCGAAAAAGCCGCCGACTAACGGCGAAGTCAAGCCGTTGCCCGAACAGCCGGAAGAACAGAAAGCCGGTTTTGCCCGCAATCCCAATCGGACAATTGTACTCGGTTCGCTTGATTCGGACTCAGGCTACTTTCTGCAGGCGAAGATCACGACTCAGGGGGCTGCCGTCCTGGAAGCCTCTCTGAACGATCCACTCTACAGGGATCTGGATGATAACAAGAAACAGTTGCAGGTCCTGGGGGAATTCAGTGGTGCCAAAGAGGTGTCACGGTCTTTACAGATCGAGATGAAACAGCTGGACCAGAAACTGGCCCCCTTCCTCACCAATACCCGTCGCGCTGACTGGAAGGTGCTGGAAGAAGTGAAAGATGCCGACGGAATCATTCATTCAGTCCGCCTGGGACTCAGTGCTCCGGATGGGAGTATTGAAGTGCAGAAGGTATTCAGTCTGAAAAAATATCCGGTTCCGGAAGGAGAGGACTTTCGCGAGTTTCGCAATACCCAGCAGGCCGGTTACCTGATTCACTTTGATCTCAAACTGATCAACGAAGGTTCTCAGGGGCAGACGCTGGATTATCAGCTGCTGGGTCCCGTGGGAATTCCGCTGGAGAACGCAGACAATACGCGTAAGTTCCGCGATCTCCGCATTGGATTTCTGCAGAACGATATGAGCGTCGACACCACGACCTTATACGCAGCAGACATTATTGAAGAGGTTCAGGAACAGAACGTCGAGAAATACACGCGGGCGTTTCAATTCGCCGGCGTGGACGTTCAATATTTTGCCGCCCTGATTACTCCGGATGGGAAAAACTATAAGCCGGAACTGGTCAATGGTGAGATGCGTTCGAATTATTCTGCCAGCGTCGAGCCGGTGCTCATCCAGCAGAATGTGAAAACCGAAGAACAGAGCCGCATCACGGTCAAAATCAATTCTGATGAAATCGAACTGCCCGCCGGCGGTGAGACCGAGCACAGCTATGCTCTGTATGCCGGCCCCAAACGGGAATCGTTGCTCGGACCGCCGTTGAAGGCGACCGAGATCATGGACTTCGGTTTTTTCGGTCCGGTAGCCAAACTGATGTTGTGGCTGCTGACGACATTGCACAGCATTGGATTGTCTTACGGGATCGCCATCGTCTGCCTGACTGTGATTGTGCGGGGAAGTCTGTATCCCCTGTCGCGTAAGCAGGCCGTAGGTGCTCAGAAGATGAAAGAGCTGCAACCGCAGATCGCCGAGCTGAAAAAGAAATATGGCGATGATCGCGAGAAACTGGGCCGGGCGCAGATGGAGTTGTTCAGCAAGAACAACTACAACCCGCTGGCTGGCTGTCTGCCGATCTTCCTGCAACTGCCGATTTTCTTTGGTCTTTATACCGCGTTGAACAACGCCGTCCAGTTGCGGGGAACCCCGTTCCTCTGGATCGACAACCTGGCTGCTCCGGATGCCCTGTTCAAGCTGCCATTCAATCTGCCGGTTCTGGGAGATAACTTCAACCTGCTGCCATTGATTACTGTAGGACTGTTTGTGGTCCAGCAGAAGCTGTTCATGCCGCCTCCGACTGATAAAGATCAGGAACTGCAGCACAAGATCATGAACTACATGATGATTGCGATGGGCTTCCTGTTCTACCGCGTGCCGGCCGGTTTGTGTGTGTACTTCATTGCCTCCAGTTTGTGGGGGATCTGTGAGCGGAAGCTGCTGGATTTCCAGGCCAAACGTCATCCCGCGACCAGTGCCGATCCGAATGTGATCGAAGTCACGGCTGAGACGAAGAAGTCATCTCCTAATAAGAAGAAGACGGACAAAGAAGAACAGCCTGCGAAAAAAGGCTGGTTTGCCCGCTTGCAGGAGGTTGCCGACCAGGCTCAGGCCCAGGCAGCGCTGAATGAAAAACAGCGTGATCAGAATTCCCGCGACAAAGGCAACGGGAAGAAGTCCAAGAAACGTCGATAG
- a CDS encoding sugar phosphate isomerase/epimerase family protein has product MEKWPIGVFASVDAGLGVHFDVVQELGIPTIQIHAPHAETRSKELADEFMKKCNDAGIQLTCVFGGFEGESYADIETTKKTVGLVPAETRAARTEEMKEISDFAKQLGCDTVALHIGFVPEDRECDDYKDLVKTTQDLLDHVKVNGQNLNLETGQESADHLLDFIGDVARDNLKINFDPANMILYGTGDPIAALKRVGHLVGSVHCKDATWAPEDQRGVAWGAEVPLGDGDVGMGTYLRTLDEIGYTGPLTIEREIPEQRDQQKADIGKAVALLTELKEQLA; this is encoded by the coding sequence ATGGAAAAATGGCCTATTGGTGTATTCGCATCCGTCGACGCGGGACTGGGGGTACACTTCGATGTCGTCCAGGAATTAGGAATCCCCACGATTCAGATTCATGCACCCCATGCGGAGACTCGGTCGAAAGAACTCGCCGACGAATTCATGAAGAAATGTAATGATGCCGGCATTCAGTTGACCTGCGTCTTCGGTGGTTTTGAAGGTGAAAGCTACGCAGATATTGAAACGACGAAGAAGACCGTAGGGCTGGTTCCAGCCGAAACCCGGGCCGCCCGCACGGAAGAGATGAAAGAGATTTCCGATTTCGCCAAACAGCTGGGTTGCGATACCGTGGCGCTGCACATTGGCTTTGTTCCCGAAGATCGTGAATGCGACGATTACAAAGATCTGGTGAAAACCACCCAGGATCTGCTGGATCATGTCAAAGTGAACGGCCAGAATCTGAACCTCGAAACCGGGCAGGAAAGCGCCGATCATCTGCTTGATTTCATCGGTGATGTGGCTCGTGACAATCTTAAAATCAACTTTGATCCCGCGAACATGATTCTGTACGGGACGGGCGATCCGATTGCTGCTCTGAAGCGGGTCGGCCATCTGGTCGGCAGTGTGCACTGCAAGGATGCCACCTGGGCTCCTGAAGATCAACGTGGCGTGGCCTGGGGAGCAGAAGTGCCTCTGGGGGACGGTGATGTTGGCATGGGAACATACCTGCGGACTCTCGATGAAATCGGTTACACTGGCCCGTTGACCATTGAACGGGAGATTCCCGAGCAGCGGGATCAGCAGAAGGCTGATATCGGCAAAGCGGTCGCTTTGTTGACAGAGTTGAAAGAACAACTGGCCTGA
- a CDS encoding HD-GYP domain-containing protein — MITEIQEKTGLTQSDTAGNQETVAIRVEDLIVGRTIQNPIHDANGVLLLAEGSVITSRFKDLLRERKQSHVELHGDDAATVSLNALAGNPLVDGASQGIFSTELTEKLDRLIESGSMFVANTGPALRDSMVVHGCKGYDQKHREHLFEQQKKFGESLDGMMRGALSGTTPSGSQITSMAASYLTQLTADADSVISVATEAGKDETLSQHCLQMSLLGMAIGAELNLDETNVRNIGLCGLVHDWGMVKVQAKIGKWRRKLDPLERMEMQKHPIFSLEMLEDVAGIPSIVPVVCYQVHEQPNGLGYPRQRSQKMIHLFARILNVAHCYVSLTSSREDRPALMPYAAMEHMLRLTNEKMIDSSAMRALLNLLSLFPVGSFVTLTDGSAARVIRRNGENYTSPIVQIIQTADGKQADPLDPNCIIDLRQSELEIDQALPTPGKDEIELTSELFYGQV; from the coding sequence ATGATTACAGAAATTCAGGAAAAAACAGGACTCACTCAAAGTGATACAGCGGGAAATCAGGAGACCGTTGCGATTCGTGTAGAAGATCTGATCGTGGGACGCACGATTCAAAATCCGATCCATGATGCGAATGGTGTGCTCCTGCTGGCTGAAGGTTCCGTGATTACCTCACGCTTCAAAGATTTATTGCGCGAGCGCAAACAGAGTCATGTGGAACTGCACGGCGACGATGCTGCTACAGTGAGCCTGAATGCACTGGCGGGAAATCCGCTGGTCGACGGTGCCAGCCAGGGGATCTTTTCTACTGAGTTGACAGAAAAACTGGACCGGTTAATCGAATCAGGGTCCATGTTTGTTGCCAATACCGGACCGGCACTCCGCGATTCGATGGTGGTACATGGCTGTAAAGGGTATGACCAGAAGCATCGCGAGCATCTGTTCGAGCAGCAGAAAAAGTTCGGTGAATCACTGGATGGAATGATGCGCGGCGCCCTGAGTGGGACAACTCCCAGCGGTTCGCAAATCACCAGCATGGCGGCCAGTTATCTGACACAACTGACTGCTGACGCAGACAGCGTGATTTCCGTAGCAACAGAGGCGGGAAAAGACGAAACCCTGTCGCAGCACTGTTTGCAGATGTCGCTGTTAGGCATGGCGATTGGTGCCGAACTGAACCTGGATGAAACCAACGTAAGAAACATCGGCCTGTGTGGGCTGGTCCACGACTGGGGCATGGTCAAAGTACAGGCGAAAATCGGTAAATGGCGTCGTAAGCTCGATCCACTGGAGCGGATGGAAATGCAGAAGCATCCCATCTTTTCTCTGGAAATGCTGGAAGATGTGGCAGGGATTCCGAGTATTGTGCCGGTCGTCTGTTACCAGGTACACGAACAGCCGAACGGACTGGGTTACCCCCGGCAGCGAAGTCAGAAAATGATTCACCTGTTCGCCCGGATCTTAAATGTGGCCCATTGCTATGTGTCGCTGACCAGTTCCCGTGAGGACCGCCCTGCCCTGATGCCTTACGCGGCGATGGAGCACATGCTGCGTCTGACGAACGAAAAAATGATTGATTCTTCAGCGATGCGAGCCTTGTTGAACCTGCTCTCGTTGTTTCCGGTGGGAAGTTTCGTCACCCTGACGGATGGAAGTGCGGCTCGCGTGATCCGTCGCAATGGGGAAAATTATACGAGTCCGATCGTACAGATCATCCAGACCGCGGATGGCAAACAGGCCGATCCCCTGGATCCGAATTGCATTATTGATCTCCGCCAGAGTGAGTTGGAGATTGATCAGGCCCTGCCCACCCCTGGAAAAGATGAGATCGAACTGACATCCGAACTGTTTTACGGACAGGTTTAA
- a CDS encoding universal stress protein: protein MIEINKILIPTDFSEPSQAATQYAVELARKFDAQLHLLNVIEDPIVYMPMFESYALPPKEDFENFAKTRLENWILDEDKEGLDLVTHWVHGNPFVDILKYAKKEDIDVIVVGTHGRSFTAHLLLGSVAEKVVRKAPCPVLTVRPKGHQFIHPAQD, encoded by the coding sequence ATGATTGAAATCAATAAAATCCTCATCCCCACAGACTTCAGTGAACCCTCTCAGGCCGCTACTCAATACGCTGTCGAACTGGCACGGAAATTCGATGCCCAGCTGCATCTGCTGAACGTGATTGAAGACCCCATTGTCTACATGCCCATGTTTGAAAGCTATGCACTTCCGCCCAAGGAAGACTTCGAAAACTTCGCCAAAACCCGACTCGAAAACTGGATCCTGGACGAAGATAAAGAAGGGCTCGACCTGGTGACCCACTGGGTTCACGGCAACCCGTTTGTCGACATTCTGAAGTACGCGAAAAAAGAAGACATCGACGTCATCGTGGTCGGCACACACGGTCGTTCCTTCACCGCGCACCTCCTGCTCGGAAGTGTAGCAGAGAAGGTCGTGCGGAAAGCCCCTTGTCCGGTACTGACCGTCCGCCCCAAAGGACACCAGTTCATTCATCCGGCACAGGACTAA
- the cmk gene encoding (d)CMP kinase, translating into MIVTIDGPAGSGKSTAARGLSQRLGFEFLDTGAMYRCVALAVLNQGIDPADSKSVGDVSQQIRITFADAHVILNGEDVTQAIRTAEVSETASKVAQYPVVREALVDLQRQAAEGVNIVSEGRDQGTVVFPDALCKFFLIADPEERARRRFDEMQGQDQEITREEILQQIHQRDQRDESRTVAPLKPADDAVEINTSQLSIEEVLDQLEQTVRKRQAASAD; encoded by the coding sequence ATGATCGTGACGATTGATGGTCCTGCAGGATCGGGTAAAAGTACTGCGGCACGGGGGCTGTCTCAGCGATTGGGTTTCGAGTTCCTGGATACCGGGGCCATGTATCGTTGTGTGGCTCTGGCGGTCCTGAACCAGGGCATCGATCCAGCAGACTCAAAGTCCGTCGGCGACGTCAGTCAGCAGATTCGTATTACCTTTGCTGACGCTCATGTGATCTTGAACGGTGAGGATGTCACCCAGGCAATTCGGACCGCAGAGGTCTCGGAAACGGCGTCAAAGGTCGCACAATATCCTGTGGTTCGGGAAGCACTGGTGGATTTACAGCGACAGGCGGCCGAAGGAGTAAATATTGTCAGCGAAGGCCGCGATCAGGGGACGGTGGTGTTTCCAGATGCGTTGTGTAAGTTCTTTCTGATTGCCGACCCTGAAGAACGGGCCCGACGTCGCTTTGATGAAATGCAGGGACAGGATCAGGAGATTACCCGGGAAGAGATACTGCAGCAGATCCACCAGCGCGATCAGCGGGATGAAAGCCGCACCGTCGCCCCGTTAAAACCGGCCGACGATGCGGTGGAAATCAATACATCTCAGCTTTCAATCGAGGAAGTCCTGGATCAGCTTGAGCAGACAGTTCGTAAGCGTCAGGCTGCATCAGCCGATTAA
- a CDS encoding tRNA modification GTPase, giving the protein MNLQFDDTIVALASAPGAGAAGLIRISGREILPCLSACFDAETDWQQSTRSQRYPGTLQLAGSETRLPGALYYWPTSRSFTGQPLAEFHTVSSPPLLEAAIEQIASRGARMARPGEFTLRAFLAGRVDLMQAEAVLGVIDAHDHEELNLALSQLAGGVSTRIGRARIELLELLAELEAGLDFVEEDIEFIDRVTLVTRLEGIREFCEQLYADSAQRMESTGSLSLVLAGLPNAGKSTLYNALVGDAEAALVSDIAGTTRDYLVTPLKWKGQSIHLIDTAGLETGAHEISVSAQNFRQAQTQQADLVVWCTAADLTPELRVEDRRQRDQLAAVRNVLTVRTKCDLSPAPVEAHSIEADLEISVAEGTGLEALQDQILERLSETHRGGRHLIGSTASRCRESLRAAGESLGAAEEAAELQLGEELVAIEIRESLQHLGQIVGQVYTDDILDRIFSKFCIGK; this is encoded by the coding sequence ATGAATCTGCAGTTTGACGATACGATAGTGGCACTGGCGTCTGCGCCCGGAGCAGGCGCAGCCGGCCTGATTCGCATCAGTGGTCGTGAGATTCTGCCCTGTCTGTCAGCCTGCTTTGATGCGGAAACGGACTGGCAGCAAAGCACGCGCTCGCAGCGGTATCCGGGAACTCTGCAACTGGCAGGTTCCGAAACCCGCCTGCCCGGTGCACTCTATTACTGGCCGACGTCGCGGAGCTTTACCGGTCAGCCGCTGGCGGAATTTCATACCGTTAGTTCTCCCCCTCTGCTGGAAGCCGCCATTGAGCAGATCGCTTCCCGCGGTGCCCGCATGGCGCGGCCCGGAGAATTCACGTTGCGGGCCTTTCTGGCAGGACGCGTCGATCTGATGCAGGCCGAAGCGGTACTGGGGGTGATTGATGCTCACGATCATGAAGAGCTGAACCTGGCACTCAGTCAGCTGGCGGGCGGTGTCTCGACCCGGATCGGGCGGGCACGCATCGAACTGCTGGAACTGCTGGCCGAACTGGAAGCGGGGCTCGATTTTGTCGAGGAAGACATCGAATTCATAGACCGCGTGACGCTGGTTACCCGTCTGGAAGGCATTCGCGAGTTCTGCGAGCAACTGTATGCCGACTCGGCACAGCGGATGGAGTCGACCGGAAGTCTGTCTCTGGTGTTGGCGGGGCTGCCTAATGCAGGCAAGAGCACACTTTATAACGCGCTGGTCGGGGATGCGGAAGCCGCACTGGTGTCGGACATCGCAGGTACCACCCGCGATTACCTGGTGACACCTCTTAAGTGGAAAGGTCAGAGTATCCACCTGATTGATACCGCCGGCCTGGAAACGGGCGCCCATGAAATTTCAGTCAGTGCTCAGAACTTTCGTCAGGCACAGACGCAACAGGCGGATCTGGTGGTCTGGTGCACGGCCGCTGATTTGACGCCTGAACTGAGAGTCGAGGACCGCCGTCAGCGCGATCAGTTGGCAGCCGTTCGCAATGTGCTGACGGTGCGAACGAAATGCGATCTCTCCCCTGCCCCTGTAGAAGCTCATTCTATAGAGGCCGACCTGGAGATCAGTGTTGCGGAGGGGACTGGTTTGGAAGCTCTGCAGGATCAGATTCTGGAACGGCTGTCTGAGACGCATCGCGGGGGGAGGCATCTGATCGGCTCCACCGCATCACGGTGTCGAGAAAGCCTGCGGGCAGCAGGTGAATCTCTGGGAGCCGCGGAAGAAGCCGCCGAACTGCAACTCGGAGAAGAACTGGTGGCGATTGAAATACGCGAATCCCTGCAGCATCTGGGGCAGATCGTCGGCCAGGTTTATACCGACGACATCCTTGATCGTATCTTCAGCAAGTTCTGCATCGGTAAATAA
- a CDS encoding sigma-54-dependent transcriptional regulator: protein MKTNSGSLLVVDDDQYILEAMADYLRSLGHRTETSLTCLDAIERLKEFPFEVVICDVNLPDQDGFHLLEWVEQNAPDTAVIMLTGYGTIESAVEAIRLGAFEYLTKPVIDEELSLTIERCLDQRQVVEENKSLKKQLDQRYGLSNIVGQDYKMQKMFDLIESVADTRTTVLILGENGTGKTMTARAIHQLSDRANKPFVEVACGALPDTLLESELFGHKAGSFTGATHDKIGKFLQADGGTLFLDEIATASPSLQVKLLRVLQDREFEAVGDNKTHSVDIRLILATNQDLEEMVAKGEFRQDLYYRVNVITLTQPALRERMSDIPLLVEHYLKVYNEQIGKSIKGFDPSAMQALLKYSWPGNVRELINVIERSVVLSKGEYIRVHDLPEQIRQEQSYSLSTETSSGGRSSLKNALANPERQIIIEALEANGWNRQNTSKALGINRTTLYKKMKKYEIDFEKQLMH from the coding sequence ATGAAGACAAATTCAGGCTCATTACTGGTAGTTGATGACGACCAATACATTCTGGAAGCCATGGCAGACTATCTGCGTAGTCTGGGGCACCGTACAGAGACCTCTCTAACCTGCCTCGATGCCATCGAACGACTGAAAGAATTTCCGTTTGAAGTCGTGATCTGTGATGTCAACCTGCCGGATCAGGATGGATTCCATCTGCTGGAGTGGGTTGAGCAGAATGCCCCCGACACCGCCGTAATTATGCTCACCGGATACGGCACGATCGAAAGTGCAGTCGAAGCAATCCGCCTCGGGGCCTTCGAATATCTCACCAAGCCGGTCATTGATGAAGAACTCAGCCTGACCATTGAACGCTGCCTGGATCAGCGACAGGTGGTCGAAGAAAACAAATCACTTAAAAAACAACTCGATCAGCGCTATGGCCTGTCCAACATTGTCGGACAGGACTACAAAATGCAGAAGATGTTCGATCTGATCGAAAGCGTCGCCGATACGCGCACCACAGTTCTGATTCTGGGAGAGAACGGAACCGGTAAGACTATGACGGCCCGTGCCATTCATCAGTTGAGCGATCGTGCCAACAAACCATTCGTCGAAGTCGCCTGTGGGGCACTGCCCGACACACTGCTCGAAAGCGAATTGTTCGGACACAAAGCCGGTTCGTTTACCGGAGCGACTCACGACAAAATTGGTAAGTTCCTTCAGGCCGACGGAGGCACACTCTTCCTGGATGAAATCGCGACCGCTTCTCCCAGCCTGCAGGTCAAACTGCTGCGTGTTCTACAGGACCGTGAGTTTGAAGCTGTCGGCGATAACAAAACACACTCCGTGGACATCCGCCTGATTCTGGCCACCAACCAGGATCTGGAAGAGATGGTGGCGAAAGGGGAATTCCGGCAGGACCTCTACTACCGTGTTAACGTCATCACACTCACCCAGCCGGCATTGCGAGAACGCATGAGCGACATCCCGCTGCTGGTGGAACATTATCTTAAGGTTTACAACGAACAGATCGGGAAATCGATCAAAGGTTTCGATCCTTCCGCCATGCAGGCCCTGCTGAAATATTCCTGGCCAGGCAACGTGCGAGAACTGATCAACGTCATCGAACGCTCTGTGGTCCTCTCCAAAGGGGAGTACATCCGCGTACACGATCTGCCCGAGCAGATTCGTCAGGAACAGTCCTATTCGCTCTCTACAGAAACCAGCAGCGGCGGACGCAGTTCACTGAAAAATGCCCTCGCCAATCCCGAGCGACAGATCATCATCGAAGCACTGGAAGCCAACGGCTGGAACCGACAGAACACTTCCAAAGCCCTGGGTATCAACCGAACTACGCTTTATAAGAAGATGAAAAAATACGAGATCGACTTCGAAAAACAGTTGATGCACTAA